Sequence from the Corallococcus sp. EGB genome:
GCCACCCAGACTGGCCAGTAACCCCCCGCAGCACTTCCCTCAACCCTGCAGCGAGGAGACGCTGTGCAGATTCGCATCCTGGTAGTTGATGACGAGCAGGACAACTGCGACTACCTCAAGCTGGTGCTGACCCGTGAAGGCTACGAGGTCATCACCACGACGGACCCCACGCAGACGGTGGACATCCTCCGTGGCTCCGACTTCCACCTCGTCATCCTCGACATGATGATGCCGCAGATGTCCGGCACCGAAGTGCTGGAGCTGATCCGCAAGTACGACACGGACATCGCGGTCATCGTGGCCACGGCGTACCCCACCGTGGACACGGCCGTCGCGTCGCTCAAGGCGCAGGCGTCCGACTACGTGAAGAAGCCCATGGAGCCGGAGCAGTTCACGGCCGCCGTGCGCAACGCGCTGCAGAAGAAGGGCCTGTCCCAGGACCCGGAAGCGGACCTGCACCGCGCCATCGGCCGCACCATCCGCGACGCGCGCAAGACGCAGGAGCTCACGCTCAAGCAGCTGGCCCGCCGCACTGGCCTGTCCGTGTCCCTGCTGTCCCAGATTGAGCGCGCGGAGTCCTCCGCGTCCATCTCGTCGCTCTACAAGATCGCCTCCGCGCTCCAGCTGCGCATGGGCGAGCTGTTCGGCGACACCTAGCGGCCAGTGAAACGGGGCGCGCGCTTCTCCAAGAAGGACGCGCGCCCCTCCTTCGCGTCCTCGCTGCCAAAGGCCTCGCCGCGCACCTGACGCAGGTGCGCGACGTCCTCCGGGGACAGCCCGGAGCGCGCCAGCAGCCCGAACGCCGCCTTCATCCCCGACACCGCCCTGGGCGCCCCCGCGGCCAGCGTCGCGCACAGCGCCAGCGCGCGCCCTTCCGCGTCCTCGGGGCACTCGTCCAGGAGGCCCCACGCGAGCGCCTCCGCCGCCGGCAGCCGGCGCGCGGTGAGGAACAGTTGCTTCGCGCGCGACAGCCCCACCAGCCGCACCGCCCGCGCCAGCCCCTCCGGCGAGTACACGATGCCCAGCCGCGCCGGAGGCATGAGGAAGAACGCGTCCGCGGCGCCCACGCGGAAGTCGCACGAGGCCGCCAGGTCGAAGCCCGCGCCCACCGCGCCGCCCTGCACCAGCGCCACCGACGGCGCCGAGTGCCGCTCCAGCTTCAGCAGGCACGCCACCAGCGGGTCATCCGGCAGCCGCCCGTCCGCGCCCGGCGGCCCCAGGTGCGTCAAGTCATAGCCCGCGCAGAAGTGCCCGCCCTGGCCGCGCACCAGGAGCGCGCGCACGTGGGCGGCCGGCTCCAGCGCGGCGTCCAGCCGGGCCAGCAACGCGTCGTTGAGCGCGTTGCGCCGCGACGGGTTGGAGACGGTGAGCACCCGGACACCGCCCTCGCGATCCTCCACCTCCAGCGTGGGCTCCATCCGTCGCGCCGCTCCCGTCCCCTCGGGTGAAGCCCGTGGCTACTCGAGCACCACGAGGACGTCGCCCTCGTTGACCGGCTGCGACTCCTTGCAGCGGATCTCCTTCACGGTGCCGCCCGACTCGGCCTCCACCGGCATCTCCATCTTCATGGACTCGAGGATGACGAGCGTATGGCCGGCATCCACCTTGTCGCCGACCTTCACCTCAATCTTCCACACCGTGCCCGTGATGTGCGCCGCAACGTCCGCCATGAACCGTCCCTCCTCGGGTGGGAAACGAGCGCGGGGTTACTCCCCGCCGCCCCTTTAAGGCTTCGCGTGATGATCCAGGAAGTGCGTGTCCAGCTCACCGGCGCTGAAGGCGGGGTCCTTCAGGATGCGCAGGTGGAGCGGGATGTTCGTCTTGATGCCTTCGATGCGGAAGGACTCCAGCGCCTTCACCGCGCGGGCAATGGCCTCGTCGCGCGTGGCGCCGCTGATGATGAGCTTGGCGATCATCGGGTCGTAGTTCGGCGTCACCACGTCCCCTTCCGCGTAGCCGGAGTCCAGGCGCACGCCCTCGCCGGTGGGCGGCTGGAAGACCTTCAGCGGGCCGGGGGACGGGAAGTACTTCACCGGGTCCTCCGCGTAGATGCGGAACTCCAGCGCCGCGCCCTTGCGCTTCACGTCCTCCTGCTTCACCGTCAGCTTCTCGCCCGCGGCGATTCTCAGCTGCCAGCCGATGAGGTCCAGGCCCGTGGTCAGCTCCGTCACCGGGTGCTCCACCTGGAGCCGGGCGTTCATCTCGATGAAGTACACCTGCCCGTCCGAGTACAGGAACTCCACCGTGCCCGCGTTGGCGTAGCCGAACGCCTTGGCCGCCTTGACGGCCGCCGTGAAGAGCGTGTCCGCCAGGCCTGCGTTGCGTCCGTTGGCGAACAGCACCGACGGGGCCTCCTCCACCACCTTCTGGTGCCGGCGCTGGATGGAGCACTCGCGCTCCAGGCCGTGGATGAGGTGGCCGTGGGTGTCGCCCAGGATCTGGACCTCGATGTGGCGGGGCGCCGGGAAGTAGCGCTCCAGGTACACGCCCTCGCGGCCGAAGGCGGCCTTCGCCCGGTCCGTGCACTGGCGGTACACCTTCTCCAGCTCCGCGGGGTTGCTCGCCGCCGCCATGCCGATGCCGCCGCCGCCGCTGGCGGCCTTGCACAGCACCGGGTAGCCGATGCGCTCCGCGGCCTCCAGGGCGCTCTGCACGTCCGGCAGCACGCCGTCGCTGCCCGGCACCACCGGCACGCCCGCGGCGGACACCAGCTTGCGCGCCTGGCTCTTGTCCTTCATCCGCGTCATGGCCGCGGGCGGCGGGCCCACGAAGGTGAGCCCCGCGTCCGCGCACGCCTGGGCGAACTCGCCGTTCTCCGACAGGAAGCCGTAGCCCGGGTGCACCGCCTGCGCGCCCGTCTTCTTCGCCGCCTCCAGGATGGCGGGGATGCTCAGGTAGCTGTCCTTCGCGGGCGCGGGGCCGATGCGCACGGCCTCGTCCGCCTCCTTCACGAAGGGCAGGTTCGCGTCCGCGTCCGAGTACACCGCCACCGTCTTCACGCCCATGCCCCGGGCCACCGCCCCGATGCGACGCGCGATTTCACCCCGGTTGGCGATGAGCAGCTTCTGGAACATGGCAGGCACCCTGGCGTTGCGAAGGGCGGCCAACCTAACCCCCACCCCCTTGACTGACAAGCGTCCGGGCGGGTGCGCAACATGTCCGTACAGTCCCGTAAATTTGCGGCCTTGCGAGGCCCTGGCGTACCTTGCCCGACGTGAATCCTCCCTCGACAGGAACGCACAGCGTCGTGGACCTGCATGGTGCCCGTCGCGCCCGCCGTCTGGACTTGTACCGGAACCGGCTCCACCAGCGGCAGCAGGACACCCGCGCCAACCTGGTGACGCTCTACGAGGGCGGCACCCTCTTCACGCCCGACGGCACGAAGCAGGGCCGCTCGCTGCTCAAGGCCCTGCAGCTGTTGCAGCGCGCCGGCACCCGCCTGGAGGAGCTGTCCGGTGACGGACTGCTCCCGGCCCCCAGCGCGTCGGAGCGGATCGACTCGCTCTACGACGAGGTGGACGGACTGTTCACCAAATGCGATCGCCTCACCGGCAGGGGTACGGCGAGCGTCGCCCGCCTCCCCCGCGGCTAGCGTCCCCGCAGCGCGCTACGGCAGCTCCGTCTGGCCCTGGCGGCGCAGGAACGTGGGGATGTCGAACTGATCCTCGTCCAGGGGCAGCGCCGCGTCCTTCACCACCGACGTGCGCGCGCTCTGCATGCCAGCCTTGGGCGCCTCCACCGTGGACAACGTCGGACGGGGCGTGCTCTTCGCGGGCACCAGGCTGGCCACCTCCTCGCGCGGCGAGGACAGCACGGACGGCGGCGGCGCCGCCGGAGGACGGCCCACCATGGACACCGGCACCACCTGCGCGATGGGGCGCGCCTTGGGCGCGTCCCGGTGCACGAAGCCGGTGGCGATGATGGTGATCTTCACCTCGTCCTGGATCTGCTCGTCGATGAGCGACCCGAAGATGATCTCCGCCTCACCGTCCGCCGCGTCGTGCACCAGCGTCAGCGCCTCGTTGACCTCCTGCAGGGTCATGTCGCGGCCGCCGGTGATGTTGATGAGCAGGCCCGTGGCGCCGTCGATGGAGACGTCCTCCAGCAGCGGGCTGGAGATGGCCTGCTGCATGGCGGTGATGGCGCGGCGGTCGCCGCAGGCGTGGCCCGTGCCCATGAGCGCCAGGCCCTTGTCGCTCATGATGGTCTTCACATCCGCGAAGTCCACGTTGATGTAGCCGTGGTACTGGATGAGGTCGCTGATGCCCTGCACGGCGTTGAGCAGGACTTCATCGGCGCGCTTGAAGGTCTCCAGCAGCGGCATGGGCTCATTGGAGAGCGACAGCAGGCGCTGGTTGGGGATGGTGATGAGCGTATCCACCGCGGCCTTGAGCTCCACGATGCCCTGCTCGGCCTGCTTGCGGCGCTTGTTGCCTTCGAAGAGGAAGGGCTTGGTGACGACGCCCACCGTGAGGCAGCCCAGGCTCTTGGCGATGTCCGCGATGATGGGCGCGGCGCCCGTGCCGGTGCCACCGCCCATGCCCGCGGTGACGAAGACCATGTCCGCGCCTTCCAGCACGGCGGCGATCTGATCGCGCGACTCCAGGGCGGCCTCGCGGCCCATCTCCGGGTTGGCGCCGGCGCCCAGGCCCTTGGTGAGCGCCTGGCCCAGCTGCAGCCGGGTGGGCGCCTTGCTCGCGGCGAGCGCCTGGACATCGGTGTTGGCGGCGATGAAGTCGACGCGGTCCAGCTTCGACAGAATCATCGTATTGACCGCGTTGCAGCCCGCCCCGCCCGCGCCCACGACACGAATCTTCGCGGCCTGCTTGTTCTGCTCGAACTGGTCCATGTCGTCCTCGTGGCGGAAGCACCGCGGCGCCGTCCGCGGAAACACCCACCCTCGACAATCATCAGGAAGTCGGGCGCTTTGGCAAGTATTCCGCTACCAGCCTGTAGCGCCCTGCTGCGCGCCCGAGTCCTGACGCCCACTTACGCGAATGGCATCAGCTGCCATGCGGACATCTCGCGGATGTAAACACCCTCTTGACTCGCGTCCGGCGACTCGCCGTGGCCAGTCGTGCCAGCCTTCCGCTCCCGCGTGACGTGACAGGACGGGGCGGATGACGAAAAGGCCCGGCTCCCTCGGAGGGAACCGGGCCTTTCGTGTTTCATTCCGGGAGTGAAGCGCTACGGGGCGGGCTTCTCCACTTCCACCTTGCCCATCCGCGTGATGTTGAACTCCACGCGGCGGTTGTTTTCACGACCGGCGGCCGTCTTGTTGGTGTCCACGGGCTTCGTCTCACCGAAGCCCTCGGACTCCAGGCGCTCGCCCGCGATGCCCTCCTTGATGAGGAACGCCTTCACGCTGGCGGCGCGGCGCTTGGACAGGTCCAGGTTGGCGGCGTCGTTGCCCTGGCTGTCCGTGTGGCCCTCGATGCGCAGCAGCTCCACCTGCGGGTTGGCGCGCAGCACGGCGGCCACCTGCTTCAGGATGGGGAACGAGCGCGGCAGGATGACGTCCTTGTTCGTGGCGAAGTAGACCTTCTCCAGGATGAGGATGCGCTCGCCCTCGACGAGCACCTTGACCTTGCCCTTGTCCGGGCAGCCGTCCTCGTCATCCACGCCGTTGATGGTCTCCGGCTCGTTGGGGCACTTGTCCGCGACGTCGGGGATGCCGTCCTTGTCGTTGTCCGGATCCGGGCAGCCGTCCTCGTCCTGGAAGCCGTCCTTGTCCTCGGGCGCGTTGGGGCACTTGTCGTCCGGGTCCATGATGCCGTCGCCGTCCGAGTCCACCGGTGCGGGCGGCGGCGGCGCGGGCTTCGTGTCCGGGCAGCCGTCCTCATCCTCGAAGCCGTTGAACGTCTCCGGCTCGTTGGGGCACTTGTCCGCCGTGTCCAGGATGCCGTCGCCGTCGTTGTCGGGGTCGGCGCAGCCGTCCTCGTCCTGGAAGCCGTCGAAGTCCTCGGGGCCTTCCGGGCACACGGGCTTCGGAGGCGCCGGGGCGCGCTCCGGGGTGCTGTAGGCCACGGACGCGAGCACGCGGAAGGTCGGCGTGCCGTAGCCGTGGGTGAGGCCCGGGCCCGCGCCCACCTGCGCGGACAGGCCACTGAGCGCGCGGTACTTCAGGGCCGCGAGCAGTTCCAGGGGACGCTCCTCCGCGTCCTGCTGCTTGAAGCCCAGCGCGCCCACCAGCGAGGCCTGCACGGCCAGCGGCATGTCCCCCAGCGGAGCCTCCGCGGCCACCCCGTACGCCAGCGCGCTGCCGACGTTCAGGTTGCGCAGCTGCTGCGCCTTGCGGATGTCCACGCCCAGGTTGGCGAGCACGCGGAAGCGCCTGCCGTACTCCGCCACCACGCGCGGGTTGACGGACACGCCGGACCCGCCGAGGAAGTCCGAGGCGCCGCCGGTGGGCAGCGACACGGGCACCACCAGGGACAGGCCATAGTCATCCCCGTCCAGCAGCCGCGCCTTCGGGATGATGCGCAGGTCGCCGATACCGCCCCCGCTCACCCCGTTGGCGAAGGAGGAGTCCACGGCCGGCGAGTTCTCCGAGCCCTGGAGGGTGATGGGCACCACGAGGCCGACCTCGAACCGGTCGAAGAGGCCGACGGCGCCCATCAGGTCGAAGCCCACCTGGCTCTTCACCAGGGAGGTGACGTACGTGTCCTTGCGGGGGTCGAAGAAGTTGAGCGGCTTGTCGGCGTAGTTGACCGACAGCCCCACGTTCCACCCCAGGTGCCGCTGCACCTTCGCGCCGTGCACCGCGAGCACATCCGCGACGCCCGGGCCCGGCTTGTACTGCTGCACGTCGATGGCCTGCGACACCGCGGTGGCCTGCGCGTGGGCGTTCGTGCCCATGCCCGCGACCAGCGCGGTGGCGAACACGGCGACCGCCCCACCCGCGCGCGCCAGGAGTTCCCCGGCGCGGCGGAAGCGGCGGCCCACCAGGGGCAGCGCCAGCAGCATCAGCGCGAAGGGCGCCAGCGAACCGGAGCCGCCCGTGCTGCAGCCGTGGCCCACCACCAGGTAGTCATCGTTGGCGTCGAGCGGGTTGGTGCCGCCCTTCACCTCCGTGCCGTCGTCGATGCCGCCCAGGTCGGTGTCCTTCATGTTCGGGTCCGTCTCCGTGGCGTCACGGCGGCCGTCGTGGTTGGCGTCCTCTTCACCGTCCTTCAGGCTGTCGCCGTCGGTGTCCGGGTTCTTCGGGTCCGTCTTCGTCGTCGGATCCGCGTCCGGCTTGAAGTTGGGGGACGACCTGTCGGTGCCCGTGGGGGCGGTCTCCGCGGTGACGCCCATCTCCGTGCCGTCGAGGATGCCGTCGTTGTCGCTGTCCGGATCGAGCGCGTCGATGATGCCGTCGCCGTCCGTGTCGGTCAGCCCGTCGATGCCGTCCGGCACGCCGTCGTCGTCGGTGTCGTTGTCGAACGGATCCGTCCCGTACTCCAGCTCCGTGGCGTTATCGATGCCGTCGCCGTCCGCGTCCTTGTCGTCCGCCGGGTTGTTCGGGTCGGACTCCTGCACGTCCACGCGGCCGTTGTGGTTGCGGTCCTCGACGCCGTCGAACACGCCACCGTGGTCGGTGTCCTTGTCGAGCGGGTTCGTCTTGGTGTTGGGGTCCTGATCCGGGACGAACTTCGACATGTCGGTGTCGCTGCCCTGCGGCTGGGTGAGGCCCAGCTCCAGGCCGTCCGTCAGGCCGTCGCCGTCGGTGTCCGCGTTGTTCGGGTCCGTCTCCGTCGCGTCCACCTTGCCGTCGTGGTTGGCGTCCTCGTTGCCGTCGGTGAGGCCGTCGTCATCCGAGTCGTCATCCAGCGGGTTGGTCTTCGTGGACGGGTCCTTGTCCGCCACGAACTTGGACGGGTCGGTGTCGGAGCCCTGGGGCTCGGTGAGGCCCAGCTCCAGGCCGTCCGTCAGGCCGTCGCCGTCGGTGTCCGCGTTGTTCGGATCCGTCTCGTCGGCGTCGACGATGCCGTTGTGGTTCTTGTCCTCGTTGCCGTCGAGGATGCCGTCGTCATCCGAGTCGTCATCCAGCGGGTTGGTGTGGCCGACCTTGACCTCGATGCCGTCGGGGATGCCGTCGCCGTCGGAGTCCGGGTTGTTCGGGTCGGTGCCCAGGGCGATCTCCTCGGCGTCCGTCAGGCCGTCGTTGTCCGAGTCCACCGCACCCGCCTGGGTGACGGTGAAGGTGGTGGTCGCGGTCGCGCTGTGGGTGCCCGCGCCGTTCGTGGACACCGCCGTCACGGTGTACGTGCCGTCCGCCAGCGGGCCGGGCAGCGCCTGGCTCCAATTGCCGGAGGCGTCCACCGCGATGGGGCCGTAGTTCGTGCCCTGGAACGTCACCGTCACCGTGGTCGCGTTGGCGGACGTGCCCGTCACCGTCACGGTGGGGTTCGTGAGGGTGGAGCCGTTGGCCGGCGTGGTGATGGCCACCGTCGGGGCGGCCGTGTTCACCGTGAAGGTGGAGCTGGCGGTCGTGCTGGTGTTGCCCGCCGCGTCCACCGCCACCGCCGTCACCGTGTACGTGCCGTTGGCCAGCGGGCCGGGCAGCGCCTGGCTCCAGTTGCCGGAGGCATCCACGGGGATGGGGCCGTAGTTCGTACCCTGGAAGGACACGGTCACGCTCGTCGCGCCGCCGGCGGTCGTACCGGTGACCGTGACGTTGGCGCCCACGGTGGAGCCGTTGGCCGGCGTGGTGATGGCCACCGTCGGCGCGGTCTGGTCCACCGTGAAGGTGACGGAGTCAGGCGTGCTGGTGTTGCCCGCCGCGTCCGTGGCCACCGCGGTCACGGTGTACGTGCCGTCCGACAGCGGGCCCGGGAGCGCCTGGCTCCAGTTGCCGGAGGCGTCCACCGCGATGGGGCCGTAGTCGGTGCCCTCGAAGGTGATCGTCACGGAGGTGGCGCCCACGGAGGTACCGGTGACGGTCACCGTGCCGGAGGCCACCGTCGTGCCGTCCGCCGGCGCGGTGATCTCCACTTCCGGCGCCGTCAGGTCCACCGTGAAGGTGGTGTCATCCGGAGTGCTGGTGTTGCCCGCGGCGTCCGTGGCCGTGGCGGTCACGGTCACGGGGCCTTCCGGCAGCGTCACGGGCAGCGCGTAGCTCCAGTTGCCCGCGCCATCCACGGGGATGGGGCCGTAGTTCGTGCCGTTGTAGGTCAGCGTCACGGACGTCGCGCCCGTGGACGTCCCCGTCACCGTCACGTTGGGGGAGTTGGTCGTCGAGCCGTCCACCGGGGTGCTGATGGCGACGGTCGGCGGGGTCAGGTCCACCGTGAAGGTGGAGGTCGCGGTCGCGCTGGTGGTGCCCGCGCCGTTCACAGACACCGCGGTCACGGTGTACGTGCCCTCGGCCAGGGGGCCGGGCAGCGCGTAGCTCCAGTTGCCGGAGCCGTCCACGCTGATGGGGCCGTAGCTGGCACCATCGAAGGTGAGCGTCACGGAGGTCGCGTTCGTCGTCATGCCGGTGACCGTCACCGTGCCGGTGTTCACCGAGGTGCCGTTGGCCGGCGTGCTGATGGCGACCGTGGGGACCGTCAGGTCCACGGTGAAGGTGGAGGTCGCGGGCGTGCTGGTGTTGCCCGCCGCGTCCTTGGACACCGCGGTCACGGTGTTGGGGCCCTCGGGGAGGGTCACGGGCAGTTGGAAGCTCCAGTTACCGGAGGCATCCACGCTGATGGGGCCGTAGTCCGTGCCGCCGTAGGTCAGCGTCACGGAGGTCGCGCCCTGGGACGTCCCCGTCACCGTCACCGTGTTGGTGCCGATGGTGGAGCCGTTGGCCGGGGAGCTGATGGCGACGGTCGGAGCGGTCAGGTCCACGGTGAAGGTGGAGGTCGCGGGCGTGCTGGTGTTGCCCGCCGCGTCCGTGGCTGTCGCGGACACGGTGTACGAGCCCTCGGGCAGGGGGCCGGGCAGCGGGAAGCTCCAGTGGCCGGAGGCGTCCACGCTGATGGGGCCGTAGCTGGCGCCATCGAAGGTGAGCGTCACGAACGAGGCGCCCACGGACGTGCCCGTCACCGTCACGTTGGGGGTGTTGAGGACGGCGCCGTCGACCGGCGTGCTGATGGCCACCGTCGGAGGCGTCCGGTCCACCGTGAAGGTGGTGGTTGCGGGCGAGCTGTTCGTGCCAGAGGCGTTCGTGGACACGGCGGTCACCGTGTACGTCCCGTCCGGCAGCGGCCCGGGCAGCACCTGGCTCCAGGTGCCGCCCGTCACCGTGATGGGGCCGTAGTTCGTGCCCTGGAACGTCACGGTCACCGTGGTCGCGTTGGCGGACGTGCCCGTCACCGTCACGTTCGGGTTGTTCGTCATGGAGCCATTGGCCGGAGTGCTGATGGCCACCGTCGGCGCCGGCACGTTCACCGTGAAGGTGGACGAGGCCGTGGTGCTGTTGGTCGTGCCGTTCGTGGACACGGCCGCCACCGAGTACGTGCCGTTGGCCAACGGCCCCGGGAGCGCCTGGCTCCAGTTGCCGCCAGTCACCGTGATGGGGCCGTAGTTCGTGCCCTGGAAGGTGACCGTGACGCTGGTCGCGTTGGCGGCCGTGCCCGTCACCGTCACATTGGGATTGGCCGTCGTCGAGCCATTGGCCGGCGTGGTGATGGCCACCGTCGGCGCAGGCACCGCCACGGTGAACGTGGAGGTCGCGGTCGTGCTGTTGGTGGTGCCGTTCGTGGACACCGCATTCACGGTGTACGAGCCGTTGGCCAGCGGGCCAGGCACCGTGAACGTCCAGTTACCGCCCGTCACCGTGACGGGACCGTAGCTCGTCCCGTTCAGCGTGAACGTGACCGACGTCGCGTTCGCGGCCGTGCCACTGATGACCACGTTGGTGGAGCTCGTCAGCGTCGAGCCGTTGGCCGGCGTGGTGATGGCCACCGTCGGCGCCGCCACCGTGAAGGTGGAGGTCGCGGTCGTGCTGTTGGTCGTGCCATTCGTGGACACCGCGGACACGTTGTAGGTGCCGTTGGGCAGGGGGCTCGGGGTGAGCACCTGGCTCCAGTTGCCGCCGGTCACCGTGATGGGACCGTAGTTCGTCCCGTTGACGGTGAGCGTGACGCTGGTGGCGTTGCCCGCCGTGCCCGACACCGTCACGTTGACGGGGTTGGTCACCGTGGCGCCGTTGGCCGGCGTGGTGATGGCCACCGTCGGCGTCGTCGCGGCGGTGATGGTGAAGGTGTTGGTGTTGCTCGGGGCGCTCTCGACGCCCGCGGTCACCGTGACCGCGTAGACCGTGTGCGCGGCAACGCTCAGGGGCGTCGCCGGCGTGAAGGTGAAGTTGCCCGACGCGTCGGACATCACGGTCGTGGGCTGGGGCTGGCCGTCGATGTAGATGCGGACCGTCTGATTCGGGCTCGGCGTCGTGCCCGTGATGGGGGGCGTGGGGTTCGACGTGGACGAACCATTGGCCGGAGTCAGCACGGTGGGAGCCGGGCCCATGGTGATGACACCCGGGTTGCCCGGCGCAGAGCCGTAGGTCACACCATCCAGAGCAGTCGCCGTGGGCTGGGTGCCCGCAGTGCCTCCCGCGACCGACGCGGGGCAGGAGTAGGAGGCGGCCTGCATGTGGATGTTCCCGCCACCACCGCCACCCCCCGTACCGTGCGGAGACTCCACGAAGGTGCTGTTGCCGCCGTTGCCGCCCTTCGCGGACAGCGCGCCGGTACCGGTGCATGCCAGAGCGCCCGTGAACCGCAGGGAGATGGTACCGCCCGCGCCACCGCCACCCGCCGCGTCATTCTGGGAGTTCCCGCCCGCGACGCCGTCCGCCGTGATGCTGCCTGTTCCCGAGAGCGCAGCGCCGCGCACGAAGACGATGCCGCCCGCGTTGCCGCCGCCGCCACCGACGTCGTCATTGCCGTGACCCGAGCCACCACCGCCGCCGAACAGGGCGCGGGTCGCCGGGCTGAACAGCATCTTGCCACCGGGGAGGCCACCCACCGCGCGCGAAGCCGAAGCCCCACCGTTGTCACCAGTCCACGTCCGACCGCCAATACCACCCGCGCCGCCGTTACCACCGCCACCACCACCGGAGTTGTGGCACACACCACCACCACCAGCATTGAGGATGTTGCCCCGGCCCGACAGGGTCGCGACCTGCGAGAACACCGTGGGCGGCTTGTAGCGCGCGGGCACGGGCCCCTCGCCCTTCATGGCGCCTTCGGGATTCGCTCGATCGAGGGCGGTGGCGGGGCAGTTGTCACCATCACCGTTGAAGTACTCCGCGCCGCGGAAACCCGCGCCCGTGGCCGAGATGGTGCCGTTGTTCGTCACCGTCCCCGTGGCAAGGAAGACGACGACGCCGCCCAGGTTGTCGTTGATATCGGCGCTGGACCACGGCCGGGCGACGATGCTCGCGCCCGCGTTGATGGTCACGGTCGTGTACTCCGGCACGCGGATGGCCTGCGCCGAAGTCCGGATGGCCGTCGCGCTCGTGCCGCCCGTGAACGCCGCCGTGAGCGGTGCGCCCGTGAAGGTCAGGCGCGTTGCCGTCAGCGCCGTCACGCGCACGAACTGCCAGTTGCCCACCGCGTTCGACGTGAAGTCAAACGGGCCCGCATCACCGGAATTGAACGCCCCGGAATAGCCTGTGGACTGGTAGATCATCACCAGGTCGCCCACGGCGAAGCCGGTGGTGTCCGTGACGTTCACGAACGTCTGGCCGACGGGCGCGGTCGCGGTCAGTCGCGTGTACGTGTTGATGACCGTGTTGGCCGCGTTGACCGTCAGCGCACCGTTGTGGCCATTGCCCAGACCCAACGTGTCCGGTTCAGCGTAGGCGGGTGGCGCCAACAGCACGGCACACAGCAGGGCCAACAGGCCCGCGGCCGAGCGGCGGAGTCCCGCAAGGGGCGTCAGCAACCGCGAAGTCTTGTGTGGAGTCATAGGTTCGGAGGCTCACCAGGAACGGCGGAGTCCGTTCCGGGAGCCGTGGGCTCCCGTAGCAAGCGGGAAGCCATCCTCTGTCGAAATTCCAATTCGTCCAAATCCTGGAAGTTGCACGGCCGGCTGCCCGTGCTTACGGCGGCCGTCCGGAAGCCGGAGCCG
This genomic interval carries:
- a CDS encoding Ig-like domain-containing protein, producing the protein MLTPLAGLRRSAAGLLALLCAVLLAPPAYAEPDTLGLGNGHNGALTVNAANTVINTYTRLTATAPVGQTFVNVTDTTGFAVGDLVMIYQSTGYSGAFNSGDAGPFDFTSNAVGNWQFVRVTALTATRLTFTGAPLTAAFTGGTSATAIRTSAQAIRVPEYTTVTINAGASIVARPWSSADINDNLGGVVVFLATGTVTNNGTISATGAGFRGAEYFNGDGDNCPATALDRANPEGAMKGEGPVPARYKPPTVFSQVATLSGRGNILNAGGGGVCHNSGGGGGGNGGAGGIGGRTWTGDNGGASASRAVGGLPGGKMLFSPATRALFGGGGGSGHGNDDVGGGGGNAGGIVFVRGAALSGTGSITADGVAGGNSQNDAAGGGGAGGTISLRFTGALACTGTGALSAKGGNGGNSTFVESPHGTGGGGGGGNIHMQAASYSCPASVAGGTAGTQPTATALDGVTYGSAPGNPGVITMGPAPTVLTPANGSSTSNPTPPITGTTPSPNQTVRIYIDGQPQPTTVMSDASGNFTFTPATPLSVAAHTVYAVTVTAGVESAPSNTNTFTITAATTPTVAITTPANGATVTNPVNVTVSGTAGNATSVTLTVNGTNYGPITVTGGNWSQVLTPSPLPNGTYNVSAVSTNGTTNSTTATSTFTVAAPTVAITTPANGSTLTSSTNVVISGTAANATSVTFTLNGTSYGPVTVTGGNWTFTVPGPLANGSYTVNAVSTNGTTNSTTATSTFTVAVPAPTVAITTPANGSTTANPNVTVTGTAANATSVTVTFQGTNYGPITVTGGNWSQALPGPLANGTYSVAAVSTNGTTNSTTASSTFTVNVPAPTVAISTPANGSMTNNPNVTVTGTSANATTVTVTFQGTNYGPITVTGGTWSQVLPGPLPDGTYTVTAVSTNASGTNSSPATTTFTVDRTPPTVAISTPVDGAVLNTPNVTVTGTSVGASFVTLTFDGASYGPISVDASGHWSFPLPGPLPEGSYTVSATATDAAGNTSTPATSTFTVDLTAPTVAISSPANGSTIGTNTVTVTGTSQGATSVTLTYGGTDYGPISVDASGNWSFQLPVTLPEGPNTVTAVSKDAAGNTSTPATSTFTVDLTVPTVAISTPANGTSVNTGTVTVTGMTTNATSVTLTFDGASYGPISVDGSGNWSYALPGPLAEGTYTVTAVSVNGAGTTSATATSTFTVDLTPPTVAISTPVDGSTTNSPNVTVTGTSTGATSVTLTYNGTNYGPIPVDGAGNWSYALPVTLPEGPVTVTATATDAAGNTSTPDDTTFTVDLTAPEVEITAPADGTTVASGTVTVTGTSVGATSVTITFEGTDYGPIAVDASGNWSQALPGPLSDGTYTVTAVATDAAGNTSTPDSVTFTVDQTAPTVAITTPANGSTVGANVTVTGTTAGGATSVTVSFQGTNYGPIPVDASGNWSQALPGPLANGTYTVTAVAVDAAGNTSTTASSTFTVNTAAPTVAITTPANGSTLTNPTVTVTGTSANATTVTVTFQGTNYGPIAVDASGNWSQALPGPLADGTYTVTAVSTNGAGTHSATATTTFTVTQAGAVDSDNDGLTDAEEIALGTDPNNPDSDGDGIPDGIEVKVGHTNPLDDDSDDDGILDGNEDKNHNGIVDADETDPNNADTDGDGLTDGLELGLTEPQGSDTDPSKFVADKDPSTKTNPLDDDSDDDGLTDGNEDANHDGKVDATETDPNNADTDGDGLTDGLELGLTQPQGSDTDMSKFVPDQDPNTKTNPLDKDTDHGGVFDGVEDRNHNGRVDVQESDPNNPADDKDADGDGIDNATELEYGTDPFDNDTDDDGVPDGIDGLTDTDGDGIIDALDPDSDNDGILDGTEMGVTAETAPTGTDRSSPNFKPDADPTTKTDPKNPDTDGDSLKDGEEDANHDGRRDATETDPNMKDTDLGGIDDGTEVKGGTNPLDANDDYLVVGHGCSTGGSGSLAPFALMLLALPLVGRRFRRAGELLARAGGAVAVFATALVAGMGTNAHAQATAVSQAIDVQQYKPGPGVADVLAVHGAKVQRHLGWNVGLSVNYADKPLNFFDPRKDTYVTSLVKSQVGFDLMGAVGLFDRFEVGLVVPITLQGSENSPAVDSSFANGVSGGGIGDLRIIPKARLLDGDDYGLSLVVPVSLPTGGASDFLGGSGVSVNPRVVAEYGRRFRVLANLGVDIRKAQQLRNLNVGSALAYGVAAEAPLGDMPLAVQASLVGALGFKQQDAEERPLELLAALKYRALSGLSAQVGAGPGLTHGYGTPTFRVLASVAYSTPERAPAPPKPVCPEGPEDFDGFQDEDGCADPDNDGDGILDTADKCPNEPETFNGFEDEDGCPDTKPAPPPPAPVDSDGDGIMDPDDKCPNAPEDKDGFQDEDGCPDPDNDKDGIPDVADKCPNEPETINGVDDEDGCPDKGKVKVLVEGERILILEKVYFATNKDVILPRSFPILKQVAAVLRANPQVELLRIEGHTDSQGNDAANLDLSKRRAASVKAFLIKEGIAGERLESEGFGETKPVDTNKTAAGRENNRRVEFNITRMGKVEVEKPAP